A stretch of the Aspergillus puulaauensis MK2 DNA, chromosome 6, nearly complete sequence genome encodes the following:
- the MET17 gene encoding O-acetylhomoserine aminocarboxypropyltransferase/cysteine synthase family protein (COG:E;~EggNog:ENOG410QDTP;~InterPro:IPR006235,IPR015424,IPR000277,IPR015421, IPR015422;~PFAM:PF01212,PF01053;~go_function: GO:0003824 - catalytic activity [Evidence IEA];~go_function: GO:0016765 - transferase activity, transferring alkyl or aryl (other than methyl) groups [Evidence IEA];~go_function: GO:0030170 - pyridoxal phosphate binding [Evidence IEA];~go_process: GO:0006520 - cellular amino acid metabolic process [Evidence IEA];~go_process: GO:0019346 - transsulfuration [Evidence IEA]), producing MSDSAQQRFETLQLHAGQVSDPTTNSRAVPIYATTSYTFNDSAHGARLFGLKEFGNIYSRIMNPTVDVFEKRIAALEGGVAAVAASSGQAAQFMAISALAHAGDNIISTSNLYGGTYNQFKVLFPRLGITTKFVEVDKAEDITAAIDDRTKAVYVESIGNPRYNVPDFEAIAKVAHEKGVPVVVDNTFGAGGYYLRPIDHGADIVVHSATKWIGGHGTTIGGVVIDSGKFDWGKNAARFPQFTQPSEGYHGLNFWETFGPIAFAIRVRVEILRDLGSALNPFAAQQLLLGLETLSLRAERHATNAIALADWLKKNEHVKWVSYLGLEEHPSHAIAKRYLKRGFGGVLSFGVKGEAAVGSQVVDNFKLISNLANVGDSKTLAIHPWSTTHEQLTDQERLDSGVTEDGIRISVGTEHIDDIIADFEQSFATTFKTVRSA from the exons ATGTCCGACTCTGCCCAGCAACGTTTCGagactctccagctccatgcGGG CCAGGTTTCTGACCCTACGACTAATTCCCGTGCTGTCCCGATTTATGCGACAACG TCCTATACCTTCAATGACTCTGCACACGGTGCCAGGCTCTTTGGCCTCAAAGAGTTCGGCAACATATACAGCCGGATCATGAAC CCCACGGTCGACGTCTTTGAAAAGCGTATCGCTGCCCTTGAGGGTGGTGTAGCTGCGGTTGCTGCGTCTTCGGGCCAAGCTGCCCAATTCATGGCAATCTCCGCGCTAGCTCATGCAGGAGATAACATCATATCCACGAGTAACCTGTACGGTGGTACTTATAACCAGTTCAAAGTTCTCTTTCCGCGACTGGGAATTACAACCAAATTTGTTGAGGTTGACAAGGCAGAGGACATCACTGCTGCCATTGACGACCGCACCAAGGCCGTCTACGTTGAGTCCATTGGAAACCCCCGTTATAACGTCCCTGATTTCGAGGCAATTGCCAAAGTCGCCCACGAAAAAGGTGTGCCTGTCGTG GTTGATAACACGTTTGGCGCTGGTGGTTACTATCTCCGGCCCATCGACCATGGTGCCGACATAGTTGTGCACAGTGCTACCAAATGGATTGGTGGACACGGCACAACCATTGGAGGTGTTGTCATTGATAGCGGCAAGTTCGACTGGGGTAAGAACGCTGCCCGATTTCCGCAGTTCACGCAACCATCTGAAGGCTACCACGGGTTGAATTTCTGGGAGACCTTCGGCCCCATTGCGTTCGCCATCCGTGTCCGCGTTGAGATCCTCCGTGACCTCGGGTCTGCCCTAAACCCCTTTGCGGctcagcagctccttctggGCCTCGAGACCCTAAGCCTTCGCGCTGAACGCCACGCCACAAACGCAATCGCCCTTGCCgactggttgaagaagaatgagcACGTCAAATGGGTCTCCTACCTCGGCCTTGAAGAGCACCCCAGCCACGCAATCGCCAAGCGATACCTCAAGCGTGGCTTTGGTGGCGTTTTATCCTTCGGTGTCAAGGGCGAGGCAGCCGTTGGTAGCCAGGTCGTTGACAATTTCAAGCTCATCTCCAACCTCGCGAA CGTGGGAGACTCCAAGACCCTCGCAATCCATCCTTGGAGCACGACTCACGAGCAATTGACCGACCAGGAGCGTCTAGACTCTGGTGTCACCGAAGATGGTATCCGTATTTCAGTAGGCACCGAGCACATTGACGACATCATTGCTGACTTTGAACAATCTTTCGCAACAACTTTTAAGACTGTTCGGAGTGCTTAG
- a CDS encoding Nrd1 complex RNA-binding subunit (BUSCO:EOG092629WA;~COG:A;~EggNog:ENOG410QEBN;~InterPro:IPR000504,IPR035979,IPR012677,IPR006569, IPR008942;~PFAM:PF04818,PF00076;~go_function: GO:0003676 - nucleic acid binding [Evidence IEA]), producing MSSAVAELDNYLQSMLALKAPGVSGSKINSITSLCTANVQNESVLIQKIYTHFKKAPGTHKLGVLYVVDSVTRQWVDAARKAGQPSGNAAPDGTFAAGVNRVTELLPVLMTDIINNAPEDQKEKIKKLVDIWERGYTFPAPMLASFKQKLNAPASNNVESTTPEGSPAQNHTFLGGLQQQQAPPANGAGSTTPGQPAPDTSSILKALADMAKQNTAAPAAPAAAAPVNPLAALSQQSTVPQPASSSVDQALQSQAGQPGVNPYGAVATPFAALGNLAQNPTLVQPQSQSHTPNPLAAAQNPLAALLPQATAPPAQPPSMTPDGLQQQLQLLQMLAAQGIPQDQWATALQLLTLSNPAGMPNLNAGQAPGFNLPGQNANAWGGHPDGQSRDFGERDRDYMRSPSGYRRRSRSPGWDRRRDASPPRRRDSPVYGEYHGDSPGRRGADPRGRRGNDYRQRSPPGRRRRSPSPPHKDPALPPPGPKFIEWDYSVGQGSIKVLSRTLFVGGVTSSEAHLRSLFAKFGIVQTCIVNTDKRHAFIKMVSRQDAIAAREGMESYKTGDMQLRTRWGVGFGPRDCSDYQTGISIIPVDRLTEADRKWMLTAEYGGTGGRPIESGMIVEEPDIEIGAGVSSKAISRRIATDTGGKRGPVSTRVQHDRPPRREREGPQMADPSSVNNVGVPPAVPGFGFSFPGMPMFPPGFMMGGAQSGAGSATQPPPPGQ from the exons AACGAATCCGTCCTTATTCAGAAAATCTACACACACTTCAAGAAAGCACCGGGCACACACAAGTTGGGCGTACTCTATGTCGTAGATTCAGTAACTCGACAATGGGTAGATGCAGCGCGCAAGGCAGGACAACCTTCTGGGAATGCTGCTCCTGACGGAACCTTTGCCGCTGGTGTTAACAGAGTGACTGAATTGTTACCCGTCTTGATGACTGATATCATAAACAATGCGCCAGAAGATCAAAAG GAAAAAATCAAGAAGCTAGTCGACATTTGGGAACGTGGATACACTTTCCCCGCTCCCATGCTTGCGTCCTTCAAGCAAAAGCTAAATGCGCCTGCATCCAACA ATGTTGAATCGACTACCCCAGAAGGCTCACCAGCACAAAACCACACCTTTCTAGGAGGTctgcagcaacagcaagcacCACCAGCTAATGGCGCAGGTTCGACTACCCCAGGACAGCCAGCACCAGACACGTCAAGTATCCTGAAAGCCCTAGCGGATATGGCCAAGCAGAACACCGCTGCTCCGGCTGCTCCGGCTGCAGCCGCGCCAGTTAACCCTCTTGCTGCATTAAGCCAGCAAAGTACAGTTCCGCAGCCGGCGTCTTCTTCCGTAGACCAGGCTTTACAATCCCAGGCTGGACAGCCTGGCGTAAACCCATATGGTGCGGTGGCAACCCCTTTCGCAGCTTTAGGTAATTTGGCTCAGAATCCAACGCTGGTCCAGCCTCAAAGTCAGAGTCATACACCGAATCCATTGGCAGCTGCTCAAAACCCGCTGGCTGCGCTTCTGCCCCAGGCCACCGCTCCGCCAGCTCAACCTCCCAGCATGACCCCGGATGGATTgcagcaacagctccagctttTGCAGATGCTGGCAGCACAGGGAATCCCTCAGGATCAGTGGGCCACCGCCCTACAACTTCTTACTCTTTCCAACCCTGCCGGCATGCCCAATCTCAATGCCGGCCAAGCCCCTGGCTTTAACCTCCCCGGTCAGAACGCCAATGCATGGGGTGGTCATCCTGATGGACAGTCACGGGATTTTGGCGAGCGCGATCGTGATTACATGCGTTCTCCTAGCGGATATCGTCGTCGCTCTCGTTCTCCCGGGTGGGACAGGCGCCGTGATGCGTCCCCACCACGTCGCCGCGATAGCCCGGTCTATGGAGAATACCACGGCGATTCCCCTGGCCGTAGGGGCGCGGATCCACGTGGTCGACGAGGAAACGACTATCGTCAACGCAGTCCTCCCGGGCGTAGACGCCgatctccctctcccccgCACAAGGACCCAGcactccctcctccaggcCCCAAATTCATCGAATGGGACTATTCAGTCGGCCAAGGCAGTATCAAAG TTCTGAGCCGTACACTTTTTGTCGGTGGTGTAAC CTCCTCTGAGGCCCATTTGCGCTCTCTCTTCGCCAAGTTTGGTATTGTCCAAACTTGCATTGTGAACACTGACAAGCGCCATGCATTTATCAAAATGGTTAGTCGGCAAGATGCCATCGCTGCTCGCGAAGGGATGGAATCATATAAAACCGGGGACATGCAGCTCCGA ACACGTTGGGGTGTCGGATTTGGGCCCCGTGACTGCAGCGACTATCAGACTGGAATCAGTATAATTCCCGTCGATAGGCTAACAGAGGCGGACCGAAAGTGGATGCTTACTGCAGAGTATGGCGGTACTGGTGGAAGACCCATTGAGTCAGGCATGATCGTTGAAGAGCCAGACATTGAAATCGGCGCTGGCGTGTCCTCGAAAG CAATCAGTAGACGAATCGCAACCGACACCGGGGGCAAACGTGGCCCAGTTTCGACGCGTGTACAACATgatcgtcctcctcgccgtgAGCGCGAAGGGCCCCAAATGGCAGACCCGTCAAGCGTCAACAACGTCGGCGTTCCCCCAGCAGTACCCGGTTTCGGCTTTTCCTTCCCCGGCATGCCGATGTTCCCTCCCGGCTTCATGATGGGTGGTGCGCAGTCTGGAGCTGGCAGTGCAACACAACCCCCACCTCCTGGCCAGTAA